In a genomic window of Thalassotalea piscium:
- the dapB gene encoding 4-hydroxy-tetrahydrodipicolinate reductase, which translates to MKVKVAILGCSGRMGRNLIQAAHEHESIELVGGSVRNTSSFAGFDLGELAGIGGIGIKAVTDNEQLTDADVFIDFTSIETTLENLIWCQTHNKALVIGTTGFNDEQVATIESAGKKMPVLLAPNTSVGVNLLFKLLEITAKAIGEHTDIEIFEAHHRFKKDAPSGTAVKMGQVIADTLGRDLATCAVYGREGITDERDKDTIGFATVRAGDIVGEHTAFFADIGERLEITHKASSRMTFALGAMRAAFWLNNAPNGYYDMQDVLGLKN; encoded by the coding sequence ATGAAAGTAAAAGTAGCAATACTCGGTTGCAGTGGCCGCATGGGGCGCAACTTAATACAAGCGGCACATGAGCATGAATCAATTGAACTCGTTGGAGGTAGTGTGCGAAATACCTCCTCGTTTGCTGGTTTTGACCTGGGCGAACTTGCTGGTATTGGTGGTATTGGAATAAAAGCGGTAACAGATAATGAGCAATTAACTGATGCTGATGTGTTTATTGACTTTACCTCAATAGAAACTACGCTTGAAAATTTAATTTGGTGCCAAACACATAATAAGGCGTTAGTTATTGGCACAACAGGTTTTAACGATGAACAGGTTGCTACGATAGAAAGTGCGGGTAAAAAAATGCCGGTACTATTAGCGCCTAATACTAGTGTTGGGGTTAATTTACTCTTTAAGTTATTGGAAATAACTGCAAAAGCAATTGGCGAGCATACCGATATAGAAATTTTTGAGGCTCATCATCGATTCAAAAAAGATGCTCCTTCGGGTACTGCGGTTAAAATGGGACAGGTAATTGCTGATACCCTTGGTAGAGACCTTGCAACATGTGCTGTTTATGGCCGAGAGGGTATAACGGATGAACGAGATAAAGACACCATTGGCTTTGCAACAGTTCGAGCTGGCGATATTGTTGGCGAGCACACTGCATTTTTTGCAGATATTGGTGAACGGTTAGAAATAACACATAAGGCCAGTTCGCGTATGACTTTTGCTTTAGGCGCAATGCGGGCAGCATTTTGGTTAAATAATGCGCCCAATGGATACTACGATATGCAAGACGTACTAGGGTTAAAAAACTAG
- a CDS encoding FKBP-type peptidyl-prolyl cis-trans isomerase, with translation MSENTFETIEQRVSYGVGRQLGDQLRNNPFKDFDVSAVQAGLADAIANVASQVSDEDLNEAFSVVSQKLQELEQAAAKEKSAEGEAFLAENAKRDEVTVTESGLQYEVLATGEGATPTAQSTVRTHYHGTFINGDVFDSSYDRGQPAEFPVGGVIAGWTEALQLMTEGSKWRLYVPYNLAYGERGSQGAIPPYATLVFDVELLAVVS, from the coding sequence ATGTCTGAAAATACATTCGAAACTATTGAACAACGCGTAAGTTACGGCGTAGGTCGCCAACTAGGTGACCAATTACGTAATAACCCTTTTAAAGACTTTGACGTATCAGCAGTACAAGCTGGCCTAGCAGATGCTATTGCAAATGTTGCTAGTCAAGTTTCAGACGAAGATTTAAATGAAGCTTTTTCTGTTGTTTCTCAGAAGCTTCAAGAATTAGAACAAGCAGCAGCTAAAGAAAAATCAGCTGAAGGCGAAGCTTTCCTTGCAGAAAATGCAAAACGTGATGAAGTTACTGTAACTGAATCAGGTTTACAATATGAAGTACTAGCAACGGGTGAAGGTGCAACTCCTACTGCGCAAAGCACAGTACGTACGCATTACCACGGTACTTTCATTAACGGCGATGTATTTGATAGCTCTTATGATCGCGGTCAACCAGCCGAATTCCCTGTTGGTGGTGTTATTGCTGGTTGGACTGAAGCATTACAATTAATGACTGAAGGTTCAAAGTGGCGTTTATACGTACCTTATAACTTAGCTTACGGTGAGCGCGGTTCACAAGGTGCTATTCCTCCTTATGCAACCTTAGTATTTGACGTTGAGCTATTAGCCGTCGTCAGCTAA
- a CDS encoding ketopantoate reductase family protein, which yields MRYLIFGTGAIGGYFGGRLLQHKTHQQVDFIARGKQLSAIKSNGLALKSINGNTLLSTINVSEKINDNIQYDVIFIAVKSYQLKQAVAEIIRACGKKTVVIPLLNGIDIDNKLIAYGLTSKQIVNGFANIICNVNDYGIIEHIGGDPHITLGVKKGLHNQQAINRLTPIIENVAQDLKRAQVNVSIKDDISDAVWAKYLFVSPWAAISSLVEQPLSQIRSNPQCYLLLQQLLDEYVLIAKADGVTVAPRLLENIKKGLEHLPPESTTSMQNDVEQGRATEFDTLVASAFHLSEKHKLSSPILTWCYSCLAVKVNAGYNNYK from the coding sequence GTGCGTTATTTAATATTTGGAACCGGTGCTATTGGTGGTTATTTTGGTGGTCGTTTACTTCAACATAAAACGCATCAACAGGTAGATTTTATTGCTAGGGGAAAACAACTGTCAGCAATTAAGAGTAATGGACTTGCGCTGAAAAGTATTAATGGCAATACATTATTAAGTACTATTAACGTTAGTGAAAAAATAAACGACAACATACAGTACGATGTTATTTTTATCGCTGTTAAGTCATATCAGCTAAAACAGGCTGTTGCAGAAATTATACGTGCATGCGGTAAAAAGACAGTGGTTATTCCGTTACTTAATGGTATAGATATTGACAATAAGTTAATTGCCTATGGTTTAACGTCGAAGCAAATTGTTAATGGTTTTGCCAATATTATTTGTAACGTAAATGATTACGGTATAATTGAACATATTGGTGGTGATCCTCATATTACGCTTGGTGTTAAAAAAGGTCTTCACAATCAACAAGCGATTAATCGGTTGACTCCTATCATTGAAAACGTTGCACAAGATTTAAAACGTGCACAAGTCAATGTGAGTATTAAAGACGATATAAGCGATGCTGTTTGGGCAAAATATTTGTTTGTTTCTCCTTGGGCTGCTATCTCTAGTTTAGTAGAGCAACCGTTAAGTCAAATTAGATCAAATCCCCAATGTTATTTACTTTTACAACAGTTGTTAGATGAATATGTATTAATTGCTAAAGCCGATGGTGTTACTGTAGCGCCACGTTTGCTTGAAAATATTAAGAAAGGACTTGAACACTTGCCCCCTGAAAGTACAACATCTATGCAAAACGATGTAGAGCAAGGTAGAGCAACTGAGTTTGACACTTTAGTTGCTAGTGCCTTTCACTTGTCGGAAAAACATAAACTCAGTAGCCCGATTTTAACTTGGTGTTATAGCTGTTTGGCGGTAAAAGTAAACGCGGGTTACAATAATTATAAATAA
- a CDS encoding Na+/H+ antiporter NhaC family protein — MASEDAENIAITPLIEKRLTSLLPFVLFLLLFLGTGIVLTLQGEEFAFYQLPASIAIIPAVLFAIYLGKESLNDKVAQFIEGAGHQNIITMCIIYLLAGAFATVAKATGSVDASVQLGLSIFPDYLLLPGLFIVAAFLSTAMGTSMGTIAAIAPIALGFIESANLDASIVAGCIISGAIFGDNLSFISDTTIASTRSQGAQMKDKFKVNFKFAIPAALICIVIYGLIGTSIPHQLSADVSVVGLIPYVTILVLALMGVNVFVVLIVGIILAAFIGMLANGYQLGAWVNDINQGFANMQDIFILALFIGGLSELARRQGGLAALTDLVKRLAKKLSPNNNKRASGIGIAALAFSCNFFTANNTVSIIITGDTAKDLATDGDITPAQSASLLDIFACINQGLLPYGAQALLLGATLGLSPVEVVVSAFYPMILLFVASFTFWRLTKKPKKAMI, encoded by the coding sequence ATGGCTAGTGAAGACGCTGAAAATATCGCAATTACCCCTCTTATTGAAAAACGTTTAACCAGTTTACTTCCGTTTGTACTTTTTCTGCTTTTATTCTTAGGTACTGGCATTGTTTTAACATTACAAGGTGAAGAGTTTGCCTTTTATCAATTACCCGCCAGTATTGCGATAATTCCTGCGGTATTGTTCGCAATATATTTAGGTAAAGAAAGTTTAAATGACAAGGTTGCGCAGTTCATTGAAGGTGCTGGTCATCAAAACATTATAACCATGTGTATTATCTATTTATTGGCAGGGGCATTTGCTACGGTTGCTAAGGCTACTGGTAGCGTTGATGCGAGTGTTCAACTTGGCTTGTCTATTTTTCCAGATTATTTACTTTTACCTGGCTTATTTATTGTGGCTGCATTTTTATCAACGGCGATGGGCACCTCAATGGGTACCATTGCAGCAATTGCCCCTATTGCTTTGGGCTTTATCGAAAGTGCGAATTTAGATGCAAGTATAGTTGCAGGCTGTATAATTTCTGGCGCTATATTTGGCGATAACTTATCGTTTATTTCAGACACCACCATTGCCTCTACCCGCAGTCAAGGTGCGCAAATGAAGGATAAATTTAAAGTTAACTTCAAATTTGCTATTCCTGCAGCACTTATTTGTATTGTAATTTATGGGTTGATTGGCACTAGCATTCCTCACCAATTAAGCGCTGATGTATCCGTGGTTGGCTTGATCCCATACGTTACAATATTAGTATTGGCGCTTATGGGAGTGAATGTATTTGTGGTATTAATTGTTGGTATTATACTTGCCGCTTTTATTGGTATGCTAGCGAACGGTTATCAATTAGGTGCTTGGGTGAATGATATTAACCAAGGCTTTGCTAATATGCAGGACATATTTATTCTTGCATTATTTATTGGTGGTTTAAGTGAATTAGCACGGCGTCAAGGAGGTCTTGCAGCACTTACAGATCTGGTAAAACGACTAGCTAAAAAGCTTAGCCCTAACAACAATAAACGTGCCTCTGGAATAGGCATAGCCGCCCTTGCTTTTAGCTGTAACTTTTTTACTGCTAACAATACTGTTTCAATTATTATTACTGGTGATACTGCTAAAGATTTAGCAACCGATGGTGACATAACACCCGCTCAATCAGCAAGTTTACTTGATATTTTTGCTTGTATTAACCAAGGTTTATTACCCTATGGCGCGCAAGCTTTGTTACTTGGCGCTACATTAGGGTTATCACCTGTAGAAGTAGTGGTAAGTGCTTTTTACCCGATGATCCTACTTTTCGTTGCTTCATTTACATTCTGGCGATTAACAAAAAAACCTAAAAAAGCCATGATATAA
- a CDS encoding M48 family metallopeptidase: MKIKLLCCLAVLTLSACTKSSTGRNQIMLFSDNELNKMGAQSFDEMKQSQKISQDTLLNNYVYCVADKITANVPADVHKGAWEVIVFDSKQVNAFALPGGKIGVYTGILNVAENQHQLAAIIGHEVGHVIEHHSNERMSANFASQIAVSSAQVLLAANNVENKGLWMAGLGLGVQYGLIMPYSRSHESEADIIGQNLMAKSGFLPKGAITLWENMAKVSKGAPPEFLSTHPSNSTRISDLTRNLPKAQQYYSSSNTPNCVKPNK, translated from the coding sequence GTGAAAATTAAACTATTATGTTGTTTGGCTGTATTAACACTTTCTGCATGCACAAAGTCGTCAACTGGTCGCAATCAAATTATGCTTTTCTCTGACAACGAGCTCAATAAAATGGGCGCACAGTCTTTTGATGAAATGAAGCAAAGTCAGAAAATATCGCAAGATACTTTACTGAATAACTATGTGTATTGTGTTGCGGATAAAATTACCGCTAATGTTCCAGCCGATGTACACAAAGGGGCTTGGGAAGTTATCGTTTTTGATTCTAAACAGGTGAATGCATTTGCTCTACCTGGCGGTAAAATTGGTGTTTATACGGGTATTTTGAATGTTGCTGAAAATCAACATCAATTAGCCGCAATTATTGGTCATGAAGTTGGGCATGTTATTGAACATCACTCGAATGAACGAATGTCGGCAAATTTTGCAAGTCAGATTGCAGTATCGAGTGCACAGGTTTTATTAGCCGCCAATAATGTTGAGAATAAAGGCTTATGGATGGCAGGTTTAGGCTTGGGTGTACAATATGGTTTGATTATGCCTTATAGCCGTTCACATGAAAGTGAAGCTGATATTATTGGACAAAACCTTATGGCTAAATCAGGCTTTTTACCTAAAGGAGCTATTACTCTGTGGGAAAATATGGCGAAAGTAAGTAAAGGTGCACCGCCTGAATTTCTGTCTACTCACCCATCAAATTCAACTAGAATTTCTGACTTAACGCGTAACTTACCTAAGGCTCAACAATATTATTCGTCTAGCAATACGCCAAATTGTGTTAAGCCTAACAAGTAG
- a CDS encoding methyl-accepting chemotaxis protein — MTQNEVNNNVASLMQQEAQGVSSFFVQYAQVARTFLETPYFIEWFEKYPSRGANLQQIEGYNAVNNSLVTVSSRDPNILSAFFALNRTGEYFKENGRTGVDTSGADAGVVDKGYFATKRPWYNAALKKNRYFVNSPSADLNTGIISTVVQSPIYTSDGSLLGIGGIDLHINKVGDKIETIRYQGQGLPVLLDEQGNIVHFSSQAGLAYVPNDPLTNFDNASDGNKGFAELAEAAKSNQAQRIEVHLNGDVYYAYTQPVSLEFPQMNWLVALLVPVELIDGPVQSAVNWAVALTVIILAIILLVVWLMTAMIIQPLQQLINRMRDIASGNGDLTQEIHIDSQDEVGALAQYFNQFTAKLRHLFLQISEQAHSVNNSSETLSSITESTNEEIQQGNVQLENVSSAVHEMTATTQEISNNAAHASSAANDAEEHALHGQKLSVDGLNDMQLLADNMEQALSVVVGLAKESENIGAVVDVIKAIADQTNFLALNAAIEAARAGEQGRGFAVVADEVRSLAARTQDSTKDIRDMVEKLQLIAREAEASMQKGQAQTQTSTERAQTMQNALADISTAINNVKQQNNQIASATGQQTTTTEEISHNLISITELMNRSATQAEELANEASTLNSAAQGLNTVVAEFKIKQ, encoded by the coding sequence TTGACTCAAAATGAGGTCAATAATAATGTTGCATCGTTAATGCAACAAGAAGCTCAGGGTGTCAGTAGTTTTTTTGTGCAGTACGCTCAGGTTGCTCGAACATTTCTAGAAACACCTTACTTTATTGAGTGGTTTGAAAAATATCCAAGTCGAGGGGCAAACTTACAGCAAATTGAAGGTTATAACGCCGTTAATAATAGTTTGGTCACTGTGAGTAGCCGTGATCCTAATATTCTTTCAGCGTTTTTCGCTTTAAATCGTACAGGAGAGTACTTTAAAGAGAATGGCCGTACCGGTGTTGATACCTCAGGGGCTGATGCTGGTGTTGTTGATAAAGGTTATTTTGCCACTAAGCGCCCTTGGTATAACGCTGCTTTAAAGAAAAATCGTTATTTTGTAAACTCTCCGTCTGCAGATTTAAATACAGGCATTATTTCAACTGTTGTGCAAAGTCCAATTTATACCTCTGACGGAAGTTTATTAGGAATAGGTGGGATTGATTTACACATCAATAAAGTAGGGGATAAAATTGAAACTATACGCTATCAAGGCCAAGGTCTGCCGGTTTTATTAGATGAACAAGGCAATATTGTTCACTTTTCTAGTCAAGCGGGTTTGGCGTACGTGCCGAATGATCCGTTAACAAATTTTGATAATGCGAGCGATGGTAACAAAGGGTTTGCAGAGCTTGCTGAAGCGGCAAAGTCTAACCAAGCACAACGTATAGAAGTTCACCTAAATGGCGACGTTTATTACGCCTATACACAACCTGTTAGTTTAGAATTCCCTCAGATGAATTGGTTAGTGGCATTGTTAGTACCGGTTGAATTAATCGATGGGCCGGTACAAAGCGCGGTAAATTGGGCTGTGGCATTAACTGTTATTATTTTAGCCATTATTTTACTTGTTGTATGGTTAATGACTGCAATGATCATTCAGCCACTACAGCAACTAATAAATCGCATGCGCGACATCGCTAGCGGTAATGGTGACCTAACTCAAGAAATACATATAGACAGCCAAGACGAAGTAGGCGCTCTAGCTCAATACTTTAACCAGTTTACAGCTAAGCTTCGACATTTGTTTTTACAAATATCAGAGCAAGCGCATTCTGTTAATAATAGCAGTGAAACATTATCAAGTATTACCGAGTCAACCAACGAAGAAATTCAACAAGGGAATGTTCAATTAGAGAATGTATCTTCGGCAGTACATGAAATGACAGCCACTACTCAAGAAATTAGTAATAATGCTGCTCATGCAAGTAGTGCAGCTAATGATGCTGAAGAACACGCTTTGCATGGTCAAAAGTTATCAGTAGATGGGTTAAACGATATGCAGTTGCTCGCTGATAATATGGAACAAGCACTTTCTGTTGTAGTGGGTTTGGCAAAGGAGTCAGAGAATATAGGCGCTGTTGTTGATGTGATTAAAGCAATTGCAGACCAAACCAATTTTCTTGCACTGAATGCTGCAATAGAAGCGGCTCGTGCTGGTGAACAAGGGCGAGGCTTTGCGGTAGTTGCAGATGAAGTGCGATCTTTAGCTGCTAGAACTCAAGATAGTACTAAAGATATTCGAGACATGGTTGAAAAATTACAACTTATCGCGCGTGAAGCTGAAGCGAGCATGCAAAAAGGGCAAGCACAAACACAAACTAGTACTGAACGTGCTCAAACTATGCAAAATGCATTAGCTGATATTAGTACCGCAATTAACAATGTGAAGCAGCAAAATAACCAAATAGCTTCAGCGACAGGGCAGCAAACGACTACTACTGAAGAAATTAGCCATAATTTAATTTCAATTACCGAATTAATGAATCGTTCAGCAACACAAGCGGAAGAGTTAGCTAATGAAGCATCTACATTGAATAGTGCAGCTCAAGGGCTTAATACTGTTGTAGCTGAGTTCAAAATAAAGCAATAA
- a CDS encoding NAD(P)H-binding protein, translating into MTALVAEFTPLKKVLIIGASGLTGQALLKELSVDQTNTEIHLLLRQKLPTLTADNIYQHIIDFNNIQIFEYLFQCDVVFCCLGTTLRKAKTKENFKAIDIDLVKKCAQLASGNSSKLIVVSALGANSNSWFFYNKCKGEMQNKVIEVCASNQTQVLFCQPSLLTGERQEKRTAESFSAQISQLLSFVWYGFMKRFKPISAQQLAKGMIVLAQRQTSDKVMFINNQTLHHLSKKH; encoded by the coding sequence ATGACAGCATTGGTAGCAGAATTCACCCCATTAAAAAAAGTATTAATTATTGGTGCTAGTGGTTTAACTGGCCAAGCATTACTTAAAGAGCTGTCTGTAGATCAAACAAATACAGAAATACACTTACTGCTTCGACAAAAGCTTCCAACACTAACTGCCGATAATATTTATCAACATATTATCGACTTTAATAATATCCAAATATTTGAATACTTGTTTCAATGTGATGTGGTATTTTGCTGCTTAGGCACAACCCTTCGCAAAGCGAAAACTAAGGAAAACTTCAAAGCGATAGATATCGATCTTGTAAAAAAATGTGCGCAATTAGCAAGTGGTAATAGCAGTAAGTTAATTGTAGTTAGCGCTTTAGGTGCCAATAGTAATTCTTGGTTTTTTTATAATAAGTGTAAGGGTGAAATGCAAAACAAAGTAATAGAAGTTTGCGCTTCAAACCAGACGCAAGTATTATTTTGTCAGCCTAGTCTGCTAACAGGTGAGCGGCAAGAAAAGCGAACTGCAGAATCATTTAGCGCTCAAATAAGTCAGTTGTTAAGTTTTGTTTGGTATGGTTTTATGAAACGCTTTAAGCCGATCTCTGCACAACAGTTAGCTAAAGGGATGATAGTGCTTGCACAAAGGCAAACAAGCGATAAGGTTATGTTTATTAACAACCAAACTTTGCATCATTTAAGTAAAAAACATTAA
- a CDS encoding DUF3392 domain-containing protein, producing the protein MSEWLIELGQGFRQYQYQTALAIIATLLVIFGNDINNALRQLVRNQHFIVRSLIFVVVCAFGYGLLTVYLTSLLNQQLNKIPSLYIVPSVISIFLLLGMYAQKQRHI; encoded by the coding sequence ATGAGTGAATGGTTAATTGAGTTAGGGCAAGGGTTCCGTCAGTACCAATATCAAACAGCGTTGGCAATTATTGCAACGCTATTGGTGATTTTTGGTAACGATATTAATAATGCCCTGCGACAACTAGTAAGGAATCAACATTTTATTGTGCGAAGCTTAATTTTTGTTGTGGTGTGTGCTTTTGGTTACGGCTTATTAACGGTTTACTTAACCAGTTTGTTAAATCAGCAGCTAAATAAAATTCCGAGTTTGTATATTGTACCTAGTGTTATAAGTATATTTTTATTGTTAGGAATGTACGCTCAAAAACAACGCCATATTTAA
- the ligA gene encoding NAD-dependent DNA ligase LigA: protein MSETSSQDRIIQLHQLLNQYNHQYYVLDQPTVPDAEYDRLMRELIALENKYPKLKSIDSPSQRVGGEALKVFSQVTHQLPMLSLDNVFSAQEWQSFVTRISDRLGTSNNIEFCAEPKLDGLAVSLRYEQGVFVQAATRGDGSVGENITENVRTIKSIPLRLSGEDYPEVIEVRGEVFMPKASFEKLNATAIAKNEKTFANPRNAAAGSLRQLDSKITAKRNLAFYAYGLGYVEHQQSTEKAQQWLAKSHYQRLCQLKTLGFAMCPEVKLLKSTEQVDSFYRDILAKRDQLSYEIDGTVFKVDSIEQQKRLGFVARAPRWATAYKFPAQEELTLLQGVEFQVGRTGAITPVARLQPVSVGGVTVSNATLHNQDEITRLGIKVGDTVIIRRAGDVIPQIVSVVLERRPEDAKEITFPTECPVCQSSAIKVEGEAVLRCSGGLFCGAQRKEAIKHFSSRKALDIDGLGDKLVEQMVDEGLIQTPADLFSLTELSISTMERMGQKSASNLINAIEKSKETTLAKFIYALGIREVGEATANNLATHFLTLAKIKSANEDELQKVSDVGVIVAKNIYNFFKQPHNIEVVEQLESILTWPEINNKSADEQPLLGKTFVLTGTLNQMGRNDAKAKLQTLGAKVSGSVSANTHYLVAGEKAGSKLTKAQDLGINIMTEDDLVALLANHGVS, encoded by the coding sequence ATGTCTGAAACTTCAAGCCAAGATCGCATTATTCAACTTCATCAACTGCTTAATCAATATAACCACCAATATTACGTACTGGATCAGCCAACAGTGCCAGATGCAGAATATGATAGGTTAATGAGGGAGCTAATCGCGCTTGAAAATAAATACCCTAAACTGAAATCAATCGATTCACCTTCGCAACGTGTTGGCGGTGAAGCGTTAAAGGTGTTTTCGCAAGTCACTCATCAACTGCCAATGTTATCACTTGATAATGTGTTTTCAGCACAAGAATGGCAGTCGTTCGTTACTCGTATTTCAGATCGACTTGGTACTAGCAATAATATTGAGTTTTGTGCTGAGCCTAAACTTGATGGACTTGCAGTAAGCCTTCGTTATGAACAAGGTGTTTTTGTGCAGGCAGCCACTCGCGGTGATGGTAGCGTTGGAGAAAACATAACAGAAAATGTGCGAACAATTAAGTCAATACCTCTTAGACTTTCAGGTGAAGATTACCCTGAAGTGATTGAAGTTCGCGGCGAAGTTTTTATGCCTAAAGCGAGTTTTGAAAAACTTAATGCTACCGCAATCGCTAAAAATGAAAAAACTTTTGCAAATCCCCGCAATGCAGCAGCGGGTAGTTTACGACAGTTAGACTCTAAAATTACTGCAAAGCGTAATTTAGCTTTTTATGCTTATGGCTTAGGTTATGTAGAACATCAACAAAGCACTGAAAAAGCACAGCAATGGTTAGCAAAATCGCACTACCAACGCTTATGCCAATTAAAAACACTCGGCTTTGCGATGTGTCCTGAAGTTAAGCTGCTAAAAAGTACGGAGCAGGTCGATAGCTTTTATCGAGATATTTTAGCTAAACGTGATCAGCTTTCATACGAAATAGATGGCACCGTATTTAAAGTAGATAGTATTGAACAGCAAAAACGGTTGGGCTTTGTTGCTAGGGCACCTCGATGGGCTACTGCTTATAAATTTCCAGCACAAGAAGAGTTAACTTTGCTACAAGGTGTTGAGTTTCAAGTTGGGCGTACAGGAGCAATAACACCTGTTGCTCGTTTGCAGCCTGTATCCGTTGGAGGTGTTACTGTTAGTAATGCAACTTTGCATAATCAAGATGAAATTACCCGACTAGGAATAAAAGTCGGAGATACCGTTATTATTCGTCGTGCAGGTGATGTTATCCCCCAAATAGTGAGTGTCGTTCTTGAAAGACGACCAGAAGATGCTAAAGAGATTACTTTCCCTACAGAATGTCCCGTTTGTCAATCATCAGCTATTAAAGTTGAAGGTGAAGCTGTGCTGCGTTGTAGTGGTGGTCTGTTTTGCGGTGCACAGAGAAAAGAAGCGATAAAGCACTTTTCGTCACGTAAAGCACTCGATATTGACGGTTTGGGTGATAAACTTGTTGAACAGATGGTTGATGAAGGTTTAATACAGACACCAGCTGATTTATTCAGCTTAACAGAGTTAAGCATTAGCACTATGGAACGTATGGGGCAAAAATCAGCAAGTAATTTAATTAACGCTATCGAAAAGTCAAAAGAAACTACATTAGCTAAGTTTATTTATGCGCTAGGTATTCGAGAAGTGGGGGAAGCAACGGCAAATAATTTAGCCACACACTTTTTAACATTAGCTAAAATAAAGTCTGCTAATGAAGATGAATTACAAAAAGTGAGTGATGTTGGGGTAATTGTTGCTAAAAATATTTATAACTTCTTTAAACAACCTCACAATATAGAAGTAGTTGAGCAGCTTGAAAGTATTCTGACATGGCCTGAAATAAATAATAAATCAGCGGATGAACAACCTTTATTAGGCAAAACCTTTGTACTAACTGGCACATTAAACCAGATGGGGCGAAATGATGCCAAAGCAAAATTACAAACGTTAGGGGCAAAAGTGTCGGGGAGTGTTTCAGCTAATACCCATTACCTAGTTGCAGGCGAGAAAGCAGGATCTAAATTAACCAAAGCACAAGACCTTGGTATTAACATTATGACCGAAGACGATTTAGTCGCCTTATTAGCCAATCATGGGGTCAGCTAA
- the zipA gene encoding cell division protein ZipA encodes MEDNFRNVLIILSAVIIAAIFIHGFWTIRKNKNPYKLKAKVAKGEKFESAERGFDGAGFDQDGIGRVRVVGETVLNQNEIPQEAAPAPTYDEEPLPQDIEKRSHNKPTLEPTLGDLSDITGTPPQNTPPPAQMHTESCNVEEISLSTASMQRDNVSTHSVLDEKVQDHVQAAKPVYQAPVSQPKQTTIRNEEPKKRSERKAAIKRNQMEINFGDELPVEPNNEPVPSVSTTDNADLNAQRKANVEITPEVIVVSVVMNEDNTISGAALLPALLTLGLRYGDMDIFHRHQDNAGNGKVTFSLANMMNPGTFNLDEIESFTTQGISLFMTLPNAGDPFEVFEQMMSAAKQLAMEFNGQLLDDKRSVMTKQTEQHYTSKIREFERKSRIAQA; translated from the coding sequence ATGGAAGATAATTTCAGAAACGTATTAATTATTCTTAGTGCTGTCATCATAGCAGCTATTTTTATTCATGGATTTTGGACCATTAGAAAGAACAAAAATCCTTATAAGCTCAAAGCAAAAGTGGCAAAGGGTGAAAAGTTTGAGTCAGCCGAGCGTGGTTTTGATGGTGCAGGTTTTGATCAAGATGGCATAGGTCGTGTGCGTGTTGTTGGTGAAACCGTATTAAATCAAAATGAAATACCACAAGAAGCAGCACCAGCACCTACTTATGATGAAGAGCCTCTTCCGCAAGACATAGAAAAACGTTCACATAATAAACCAACACTCGAACCAACATTGGGTGACTTATCAGATATTACGGGGACTCCTCCACAAAATACGCCTCCGCCAGCTCAAATGCATACTGAATCGTGCAATGTCGAAGAAATATCTTTATCAACGGCCTCAATGCAAAGAGATAATGTATCGACACATTCAGTGCTTGATGAAAAAGTTCAAGATCATGTACAAGCTGCTAAGCCTGTTTATCAAGCGCCTGTTTCACAACCCAAGCAAACAACAATTAGAAATGAAGAGCCAAAAAAACGGTCAGAGCGCAAAGCTGCAATTAAGCGTAATCAAATGGAAATAAACTTTGGTGATGAATTGCCTGTAGAGCCAAATAATGAACCGGTACCAAGTGTATCTACAACTGATAATGCTGATCTTAACGCACAGAGAAAAGCAAACGTTGAAATTACGCCAGAAGTGATCGTTGTTTCTGTTGTTATGAATGAAGACAACACAATAAGCGGTGCCGCTTTACTACCTGCTTTATTAACATTAGGGTTGCGATATGGTGATATGGATATATTTCATCGCCATCAAGATAATGCCGGTAATGGTAAGGTTACTTTTAGTTTAGCTAATATGATGAATCCAGGTACATTTAACTTAGATGAAATAGAGAGCTTTACTACACAAGGCATTAGCTTATTCATGACACTGCCTAATGCCGGGGATCCATTTGAAGTATTTGAACAAATGATGTCTGCAGCAAAACAGCTCGCAATGGAATTTAACGGACAATTGCTTGATGATAAGCGCAGTGTTATGACTAAACAAACTGAACAACATTACACGAGTAAGATCCGAGAGTTTGAACGTAAAAGCCGAATTGCACAGGCGTAA